The sequence below is a genomic window from Lycium ferocissimum isolate CSIRO_LF1 chromosome 9, AGI_CSIRO_Lferr_CH_V1, whole genome shotgun sequence.
TCAACTAGGAGAGAAGGAGACTTTGAGGTGTTTAGGTACTTTTAGAGGAAAGTAATGATACTTGAGTGAGTTTATTGTcctaaatgaaacaaaagtgatTTTTGTAAGAGATTCCCTAAACTTGAGTGACCATCTAAGGGAATTAACTCGCAAGATTGGCTTGTAAGTGGAAAAAACTAACTAaagaaaaacactaaaaaaaaaaaaaaaaaaaatgaagaagaaaaggactGGTCGATTGCTCTTTCTTGCGCGTCCATTCACATTGGAGTTGGCTCCTCTCCGGTTGCTCCATTACCCCCTTAAAATTATAACATGTGTTCTCTAAGTAACCTCATGGTTCAGATTTATTTGGTTAACTAAAAGAGTTTAGTCATGGTTCAGATTTGTTTGGCTCTCCTATGTCTATTTTTTATGTAAAAATCGAGTTAAAGAAAAGGAATATATGGATGTGAGAAGGCATTATTCAACATGTGAAGAACTAAAGGAGCAATGTGAGGAGAGAGAAATGTTATACCATGGTTAAACTCTTTTAATTAACCAAATAAGTATGAACCATTAGAttatttcaatcaaataaaaattgaaaaaattgtttgaaaGTATTTGTTGGAACGAAATACTGGTTTCCAAACACACCACTGTCACAAAACTCCAATactctttatttgtttttttcaaacttcaacAGATATTGTCCAAAAAGACCTAGTTCTGAGTTTCTTCTTTAGCTTATCCCTCACCTAACATTCTTCCTGCACACGTGGGTCACAAACGTGATTAaccttttttttattctttctttgCGCATTTATATTTGGTCTTTCTGATCACTTTTACTACTCCCTCCCTCTAAAAGATACTCCCTTTGTACCAATTTATGTTTCACATGAGATTTAAATTTCTAAATTCTAATCATGAATACAGACATAAAAGCTTTaagtgttttgaaataaaatttatatatttgaaaattatgtaaaaagtaatataaacaataattaacaacttaaaatatttaaaagacatataaatAAGTTCTGGTAAAAAAATTCTTGGTTTGGTGAGGCCTTGCTTCGCTTGTTGAAAAGCTAGCCCTTgctcaaagatttttttttatttagcaCTAGAGGGATCTTAAAAGCCGATGGAATGCAATCTCATGGGCAATTTTCTATGAGGGCTAAGTTTACTCTcgaaattctaactttaattaccacataaattgagacatatgccacataaattgagacgctGGGAGTAAAGAACTAAAATCAGCCGAGCATGTGTTTCACGTTAGTACTACGTACCTACCATTACCCATTGTGTATAAATTAAGGTTGCAACCCTTCAAACTAAAATCACTCATCCCAACAATGGCTTCTTCTACTACTACTCTACCATTATGCACCAACAAAACCCTCTCTTCTTCCTTCACCAACACATCTTTCGTAGCAAAACCCTCTCAGCTTTTCCTCCATGGAAGGCGTAGTCAAAGTTTCAAGGTTTCATGCAACGCCAATAACTCTGGCGAGCATGAAAAGAACCTTGATGGTGTTGATAGGAGAAATGTGCTTCTTGGTTTAGGAGGGCTATATGGTGCTGCTAATCTTGCACCATTAGCCACTGCTTCTCCTATACCACCCCCTGATCTCAACTCTTGTGGTACAGCCACGATAACTGATGGTCCACCTGTACCATATAGTTGTTGCCCCCCTAAACCTGAAGATTTGGACAGCGTTCCATATTACAAGTTCCCTTCTATGACCAAGCTCCGTATCCGTCCACCTGCTCATGCGGTTGATGAGGAGTACATAGCCAAGTACCAGTTAGCCATTAGTCGAATGAGGGAACTTGACAAATTAGACCCATTTGATCCTCTTGGCTTCAAGCAACAAGCCAATGTCCATTGTGCTTATTGCAACGGTGCTTACAAAGTTGGTGGCAAAGAGTTGcaagttcacttctcttggctTTTCTTCCCATTTCATAGATGGTACTTGTACTTCTATGAGAGAATCTTGGGATCTTTAATTAATGATCCAACTTTTGGTTTGCCATATTGGAACTGGGACCATCCAAAGGGCATGCGTTTGCCTCCCATGTTCGATGTTGAAGGGTCTCCCCTTTACGACGCAAGGCGTAACCCAAGTCGCCGTAACGGAGCCATAATGGATCTTGGTTCTTTCGGTGAAGAGATCCAAACAACTGAACTCCAGCAGATGACGAATAACTTAACACATATGTACCGTCAAATGATAACAAATGCGCCGTGCCCGTTGTTGTTCTTTGGTAAGCCTTACCCTCTGGGAACTGCTCCAAGTCCAGGGATGGGAACTATTGAAAATATTCCTCATAATGCTGTCCACGCCTGGACCGGTACAGTGCGAGGTTCAGTTTTGGATACTGGCGCCCCGTCATACGGTGAGAATATGGGTAATTTCTACTCAGCTGGTTTGGACCCAGTTTTCTATTGCCACCATAGCAATGTGGACCGGATGTGGAATGAATGGAAAGCAACAGGAGGGAAAAGAAGGGATTTGGCGGACAAAGATTGGTTGAACTCGGAGTTCTTTTTCTACGATGAAAACCGCAACCCATGGCGTGTGAAAGTCCGAGACTGTTTGGACAGTAAGAAGATGGGGTACGATTACGCCCCAATGCCCACTCCATGGCGTAACTTTAAGCCACTAAGAAAGACTACAACAGGGAAAGTGAATACAGGTTCACTTCCACCAGCCAGCAACGTATTCCCACTCGCGAAGCTAGACAGAGCCATTTCCTTTTCCATCAATAGGCCGGCTCCGTCAAGGACCTCACAGGAGAAAAGGGAACAAGAGGAGTTGCTGACATTCAACCATGTCAAGTACGATGATAGCAAAAACATAAGGTTTGATGTGTTCCTCAACGTGGACAAGACTGTGAATGCGGATGAGCTTGACAAGACAGAGTTTGCAGGGAGCTACACCAACTTGCCACATGTTCATGGAACTACTCGTACTGCGGATGTTAATTTCCAGCTGGCCATCAATGAACTTTTGGAGGACAATGGCCTGGAAGATGAAGGCACTATTGCTGTAACTTTGGTTCCAAAGAAAGGTGGCGAACTGATCTCCATTGAAAGTGCGGAGATCAAGCTTGAGGATTGTTAAGTCCTGTTTTGGTGGCTATGGTGCCAAAATTAAACTGTAGTGTGCGCTTTTATACGTTTCTAGTTCTGTTAAAATATCAGCTAGATTGCTGACTATGTTTCTAGTTATCAGAATAAATGTTTGTCTACCACGCAGCCGTtctcatctttttttctttttgttttcttctggGCTTAATCTCATTTGGTGATGTCAAGAATCTTTAGTGAAACAAGACAACGTCCTACGTTCAATGAAATAC
It includes:
- the LOC132029976 gene encoding catechol oxidase B, chloroplastic-like, yielding MASSTTTLPLCTNKTLSSSFTNTSFVAKPSQLFLHGRRSQSFKVSCNANNSGEHEKNLDGVDRRNVLLGLGGLYGAANLAPLATASPIPPPDLNSCGTATITDGPPVPYSCCPPKPEDLDSVPYYKFPSMTKLRIRPPAHAVDEEYIAKYQLAISRMRELDKLDPFDPLGFKQQANVHCAYCNGAYKVGGKELQVHFSWLFFPFHRWYLYFYERILGSLINDPTFGLPYWNWDHPKGMRLPPMFDVEGSPLYDARRNPSRRNGAIMDLGSFGEEIQTTELQQMTNNLTHMYRQMITNAPCPLLFFGKPYPLGTAPSPGMGTIENIPHNAVHAWTGTVRGSVLDTGAPSYGENMGNFYSAGLDPVFYCHHSNVDRMWNEWKATGGKRRDLADKDWLNSEFFFYDENRNPWRVKVRDCLDSKKMGYDYAPMPTPWRNFKPLRKTTTGKVNTGSLPPASNVFPLAKLDRAISFSINRPAPSRTSQEKREQEELLTFNHVKYDDSKNIRFDVFLNVDKTVNADELDKTEFAGSYTNLPHVHGTTRTADVNFQLAINELLEDNGLEDEGTIAVTLVPKKGGELISIESAEIKLEDC